From the genome of Hippoglossus stenolepis isolate QCI-W04-F060 chromosome 13, HSTE1.2, whole genome shotgun sequence:
atggttttgcatgtgtgtgtgcatgcacccGAGTGTGACCCCTGTTGTGATATGAGTTGGCTGCGTGCAGCTGCTGGCTGTGAGCCACAcagtctgactgactgacaatCAGATAAAAAGGCCtgggtgcagcagcagcagcagcagcggcagcagtagaggaggaggcaggagcagCACTATCTAATGTTTGCTTTGTGCTCCCAGGGACAACAGAAGCTGCGTGCTGTTTTCACTCATGGGCGTTGGACTCTATTGTTTAACCAAACTGACAGTTTCAATGTAGCTGCACTTAAATTACCTGGTTTTTAATGGTTCAAAGTAAGATCCTGTGTGTTTTGGGGGAGATTTACTTGTTTCAGTTTCAATGTTTGTGTCTCTGGCATTACGTCCTCTGAACACATGTAAGTTTAACACCTCTATCCTCATCCCTATCCTCCAGTTGGGTGGGTTATGAGTACCCAGAGTTCCAGGGACAGCAGTTTATCCTGGAGAAGGGAGACTACCCTCGCTACGAGGCCTGGAGTGGAAACAGCAGCTACAGAACCGAGCACATGCTTTCCTTCAGACCCATCAAGTGCGCTGTAAGTTCCTTTTCTTCCAAACTACTCTACACTTCCCTGCCCCTCCCTCCACCACATGACCCAGCAGCCAAACCCTCTTAAAACCAGCTGCACTACATGAACCAAACCCTTCCTGGCCTTAATTTAGGCCAGATATACTTTATTGACAATCAATGAACCAGCACGATCTACCACACATTCAACATCTCACCCAACTCGCCttacaattacatttaaatattcacatcAGTTACTTCACCAACAGCTCCCCTGACAGTGGCTGGACCATCACAACTGTGCTctgttctcttcctctgcagaacCACAGCGACAGCAAGGTGACCCTGTACGAGTGTGAGGACTTCCAGGGCCGCAAGTTTGAGATGTGCGACGACTACCCCTCCCTACAGGCCATGGGCTGGTGCAGCAAGGAGGTGCCCTCCATCAAAGTCAACTCGGGAGCGTAAGTCATGCGTCCTCATCTCTGTTTGTTGGTCCATTTTGTAACCGTATATATTTCATCTCCACTCGACTTTTCAAATATtctactgtaaaaaatatggTTGGAGCTGTTAAAATAGAGCATGTTGAAACAGGTCAATCTATCTTGACTGGGTGTAATATGGAGAGAacattaaaaatacagataaataaaatgataaatgtttaAAGTCTGATTGGACAAGCTAAAGCTTCTCCAGCTAACTGATCTTCTCTTGTAAACAGTCTTGTAATTTGACTGAATCTATTGAAATCATTCATTAAATGGCTGTTTGTAGCCaaaagatggatgaatggatggatggataaatgaCTGTTTAAATCCCACACTGACCTTATCGCTCACCCCATCTCTTTGTGcgtctctctccctgcagctggGTGGCCTACCAGTTCCCTGGTTACCGTGGCTACCAGTACAtcctggagagagacagacaccaAGGCGAGTACAGAAACTACAATGAGTTCAGCACCCAGGCTCACACCAACCAGGTGCAGTCCATTCGCAGGATCCAGCACTAAGCCTTCCCTCTGCCTGCCTGACCCCCCCGcctgaataaaaagaaattgaaaaactCTCCCCGAACCCTTTCCTCTACCTGAGCCCCGGAGAGACAGACCACTGTCACAGACCTGTAGATGGACTAACTCTCCCTCATTCTGTGGCTCTGCATGTATGGATATCTAAGTATTTCTACCACCAAGCTAAAGCATGTTCTTGAAATAGGAAATAAAGGCTTTTCTGAAAAACTAGAGACTGtcagtatttcattttttcccccacaatGATCTTTATCAACCCACCTAAATAAGGCTCAGACAAACTGCAATAATTGGCTTTAAACTTGTCAGTTTGTTCCTTGGTTAATGACGGTACGTCGTACTGCAGGCGCACAACCACAGCGAAATCTGTGCCCATATCTCTTTCAGCCCAAAGAACCAGGCGGTTATCAGACATAGGTTTatgctttgtatttatttgaaagaaatatttaGGCCTATAGTGAACCTTCATGGAAATGAGTGGACTCTGTTAGGCTTTAGGATGTGCAATATTGTTCTTGTCAGACTGTATTCTTATTTCCAATAAACAAGAGCACAACATCACATTTGTTTCTACTGTTTGTTCTTCAACTGTTTCGGGCACAATTTGCTAATAAGTTGACGAATATAGGATGTATGACTTTATGCAAAGCACCGTATGACCTTTGGTGGCTGGTAGTTATATGCGACCaagacatttagattttttccACTGAAGAAATTAATAGATACATACAAATTTTGAGTAAAATCATCTATTTAAAGACATAATTAATTCAAATTCTCCGGCCCTTGCTATGTTGATGTGGCAAACGCTCTGCGCAGCATTGACCATTAAAACAAAGGCACAGAGttcaatatattatatatttatgtatattaaaTACAACAGCCAAATCATGGGAAAGGAAGGTAACACAAGCATGGATACAAAGATAAGTTCAATGCCAGAAATAAaatctgtagaaaagaaaatacacacaaggcATTAAGTAAACTAAAGATTTACATTACCAGAATCATATGGGACAGACTCAAaagcaagataaaaaaaagtagcactttaaattagatttaaaatgatcaatagTAGGACGAGACCTGATGTGGAAAGGAAAGACTTTTCAAGAGCTTCTAGTTTTACTGTGTAAACACCCCAGAGGCCTGAATAAGTTCCTCCAGCTGCTTCATGGTGTCACATGCACAAATGCAGCCgactttatttaaactgtttaatCATTCTATGAGCATCTTAGAATTTAGAATGCCTTTATTGTCGTGTCACTCTGAGTGGTAACAAAACGTAGCATCATTCAGAACAGAGCAAAGCCACTGAGTTTTATCCCAATGGGCCAGAAGGGAAACAAAGCATCACCCATAATGAAAGTTAGGGATGTATGCACTGTACTAGTTCCTGTTTGAACAAGGGGCCTGTCTGACAACTCACTATGAGGAAAGACATT
Proteins encoded in this window:
- the cryba2b gene encoding beta-crystallin A2b, which codes for MNTQQMEQMGQFKITVWEEENFQGKRCEFMLECQNIMERGFVKIRSIKVENGPWVGYEYPEFQGQQFILEKGDYPRYEAWSGNSSYRTEHMLSFRPIKCANHSDSKVTLYECEDFQGRKFEMCDDYPSLQAMGWCSKEVPSIKVNSGAWVAYQFPGYRGYQYILERDRHQGEYRNYNEFSTQAHTNQVQSIRRIQH